In Candidatus Poribacteria bacterium, the genomic window ATGAGCACAGCCGTATTTGCGACAACAAGTAACATTGTAATGAAGACTGCCGCCGCGAAGCGGAAGGTCATTAGATTGTCAAGAAGTTCTCGGCGGATAAGTGTTAGCATTATAAAGTTTCCTCTATACCAGTTTACCAGTTCCTTCCTTTTTCAGCAAACGCAAAACGCTTTTACCAGTGCCGTTTCAAACCTTGCTGGCAGGTCTTAGCGTACTGATATAGCAGTCTTTGATCAGTGTCATCAATATGTTATAATCCGATCTAACGCATTTTCTTCATTAGTATTTAAAAATCTGAGTTTAATACTAATACTCACATTATAATATAGTGACGCGAGCGATGAACAAAAAAGTTGCTTAATTTTACTATAGTTTGGACAATTGCGGTTAGGTTCATGCCGGATTTTCAACGCCTCTCTGATTTTTTTTCTAAGTTCCTTAGACAAACCCAACTCGCAGAAAAACAGACGTAGAGGCACCGATTCGCAGCCCCGTAGGGGCGTTATGTCTATAGAAACGCCACTCCCCACGCAGCTAAGCCCCGTAGGGGCGGCATGTCTATTCCAGAAAAAATTGTCCAAACTTTAGTTAATTTTGCCAGAGTTGAATAAAACTATTAGAAGGAAATCTATAGATTTGAAAATATGTGGAATTGGTTCATGCGTCGGGAATATGAGGAGGCAGGTATGTGTTAAAAACAGTGGGAAAAAAGAAATGGTGGGCTTACCTGGAATCGAACCAGGGACCTCACGCTTATCAGGCGTGCGCTCTAACCGTCTGAGCTATAAGCCCACGAGCCGTGTTTTCAGAGCGAAAACACAGTTGCACTTTTTTTATCAAAAAGCACTATTAATTATACACCTCAAAAGAGGATTTGTCAAATTAATTTCTTAGAATCTATTTTTGATTGCGCCCCAAGTCGCTGCTAACTTAAGACGCGGTGAAACAGGACGCACCTTATCAATATCGGCGACGCTTTCGACAACCACCATATTATCAAAATAACTGACACCCCCGGTAATTCCCATCATACCGACGGGTCCTGTTTTGAAAGTGTCATTGTCAACTTCTACAATTGGTTTTTCGTTGAGATGCCAATCCGCGGGCGGTAATTCTTTCTCGCGTTTCCTGAGATATATTTGATGTTGTCCGCCTTTCATGACGAGTCGATGCGTATACCATACATTATTCTCGTTAGGAAACTGTCCGGTTCCGATCAATGCCCAACCGCCCGCTTTACGTGTATAAATCTGAATATTGACTGCGCCAGTGCGGCGGCTGCCGTGAAAATGAGATTCGGCACCTTTAAGCCCGCCTTCCACTCGGTAGATCGTGCCGACAAAACTGTCATTTTCCCAGAGCCAATCAAAGTCCCAAATATAATCTCGCCATTCTTCGCGCCCATCGGCTATCGGTAAGTAGAGTCCGATACCTGTCGTTTTGGCTGCTTTGTTTCCGGGGTCAGCGGGGTCTTTTTCAACAATGATTTTTGAGTTGCCCGAATTAAAGTTGAGATGTTCCCATTTCGCTGGTTCTTTGCCAATATCGTCCTGTTCAAAGTCATCAACAAAAAGAATTTTCGCGTTTGCGACGTTAAGCACCGTTAAAAAAACGAGTGTTCCAACAAATACTGCAGTTCTCATTTTACCTTCTCCTTTTTCCCCCGGCCCGGTAAGTGCGTTTTGCAACCGCACCGGGCTTCACCAAGAAATTACAGAATTATTTTTTATATTCTTCTCATCTAACCCCACGTAGGACTATCGGCTAAGGTAGACTCAACAACGGGCACCTTCAACCCGTAGAGAGTAGCAACTGACTTGACCAGTTCTATGAACCAGTCTGGTGCAAAAGGTGCAACAATCACTTCTTTGATCAGGAGAGAAAGATCAACTTCATAATACGCTCCGCCGATCTTTTCATCCCGAAGTTTCGATATTTCATCATCGCTATGAAGTATATGAATCGCCCTAACCTCAAGTTCGTGTTCAAAACTTTTTCGCTTGTGTAGGAATGGAGAAAGCACGTTATCTTCAGGAATAATGGCACTTTCATAATCAACATAACTAACCCTTCCAATATTGATGCCTTCGCTGCCTGTAAAACTCTTTTTGAAAGCGTCGAAATCAGTCTTGATAACAATTCCATCTGTCTCTCTGGCGTACAATTTCCACATAGCCTCAGATTCATAGTTGTTTTCGTGCCAACAGCTGATGAGTGTAAAGCGACGTGCCTCCTTTAAACTTTGAGCGAAGGTTTGAAGAATATCTGGAGGAATGTTGGGGTGCAATCTGGGACGCAACTCTGCGGTTACTTTGGAGATGGATCCCTCAAAGGGGTCTCCGAATTTGTCTGCTGCTGAAAAAAACAGTGCTCTTTTATCCAAAACGGATACAAATTTTGTGAAGTCCATGTATCTCCATAACACTGCATCATCAGGTGGCGAGGTGCAGAACGGACTTTCTTCGTACATCTTTGAAATTCCTATTGAATAAGAAAGCAGGCAAGTTACCTATAAGGTTCGTGTGTTGTAAGTTTCCAAATCCCTGTTTCTAATTTTTCAACGAGTCCTTCCCTCGCGGACTCATCCTATATTTAACCCTCAAATTAGGGCTTGGAAGTAGCGTTGGTTTCTGCTCATCTACCTCAATTCTGTCTATTCTGGCAATGTTTAAGTCAACAAGCCAACCAGGGGATAAAATTAAATGGACCTCTCCGTTGATGTCTTGTTCGCCAATAGACATAGTTTCGGGGGCAATCCAGACTTCTTCTACGTATCCATCATCATTTATCGCCCTTGGGGGAATATCCGCATGTACCCATTGCCAATT contains:
- a CDS encoding DUF2971 domain-containing protein, whose protein sequence is MYEESPFCTSPPDDAVLWRYMDFTKFVSVLDKRALFFSAADKFGDPFEGSISKVTAELRPRLHPNIPPDILQTFAQSLKEARRFTLISCWHENNYESEAMWKLYARETDGIVIKTDFDAFKKSFTGSEGINIGRVSYVDYESAIIPEDNVLSPFLHKRKSFEHELEVRAIHILHSDDEISKLRDEKIGGAYYEVDLSLLIKEVIVAPFAPDWFIELVKSVATLYGLKVPVVESTLADSPTWG